The Novibacillus thermophilus genome segment TTCAGCAGCGATCCTGGTCTTGTTGTTGGGGCTTTTGGCAGGCTGTGCTTCCGGCACCGAAGAAACGGGTACAGATGCAGAGGAAACCGAGGGAAACAGTGAATCGGATGAATCGGCGACAGAGGGAAGCGGTGAAATCTCTGGCGAACTGGAAATCCAGTACTTTGTCGGAGGGTACGGTGATGCCTGGTGGAAAGAAGTCATCGCCGATTTCCAAGATGCCTATCCCGATGTAGAAATTGTCGAACATGCGGGTCCCAACATTAATGAAGAAATGAGAACGCGCTGGATCTCTAACGATCCGCCAGACGTCGTTTACATTGACGGAGCTGGTTCGAGCGAGACGCAAATGGTCGAAGACGGACAGTTGATGGATCTGACGGAATGGGCGGAAGGCTTGACGCTGGAGGACGGTTCGTCGTTACTGGAGAGCTTCATCGTTGAACCGAACCGACACGACGGAAAGTTGTACACGCTGCCGCTCGTGTTTGACACGTGGGGAATTTGGTACGATGCCGCACTGTTTGAAGATAAGGGATATGAAGTGCCGACCGACTTCGAAAGCTGGATGCAGTCGATGGCCGAGATTAAAGATCAAGAAGGAATCGCGCCCTTTACGACGACAGGGCAGCATCCGTATTACTTCTTGAGAGGGGTGCTCTATCCGGCCTTTGCTTCTGTCGGAGGGGACGAACTGTTGGCTGATCTCGTAACCGGAGCGGAAGGAGCGTGGACGAGCGACCCTGTTCTGGAAATTATGGAAAAAGTGGAACGTATGCAGAAAGAAGGAATGATTGACGAAGGGTTTGCCGCCATCAATCACACACAGTCGCAAATGAACTTCTTGCTCGGGAAGAACGCATTTATCCCTGTCGGATTCTGGCTGCCTAACGAAATGGCGAACGACAAACCGGAAGATTTTGTGTACGGCTTCATTCCGTCACCGATGCAAGATCCAGGTGAACCGTATCGCATCGTCCCGGATTTGCGTCCCTTGGCCATAGCGGAACAGGCGGAAAACCCGGAAGCGGCCAAGGCGTTTGTCGAGTTTGCCTTTAACCGCGACTATGCCGTGCGCTTTTCTGAGTTGACCGGTGCGATGATCAATTTGACGGAAGTGGATCTGTCTTCCAACGACAACGTACCAGAGTACCTCAAAACGGCAAATGAGTTGATCAACGATCCAGAGAAAGTCCAGATCAACCGACTGCCGCACCCGATGAGCGCCGATTTGGAAACGCCGATCAGTGACGCGTTAGTCGCGTTAATGACTGGGAACATCGACGCAGAGGAGTTTACGAAAAGGGCTGAGGAAGCGGCCGCCAATTACAGAAATCAATAAAGAAAAGGGCAGGGGTATGGTGGACATCTCACCATACCCTGACCTTTAGAACACATTCTGGTCTGGTCAAGAAAGGGGAATGACATGGTACAACCGAAAAGCCAGCGCATTGCGTTTATTCTGTTTTGTATTCTCCCGACTCTGATATTATTCGTTTTGTTTACGGTGTATCCCATGGTGAACGGACTTTATTTGTCTTTTTTTGAGTGGTCGGGGGCTTCTGCGGACAAAGCATTCGTCGGGTTGAAAAATTACGTGAAACTGTTAAACGACCCGATCATTCCACGGACGATCTGGCACGACTACTTCCTCGTGTTGACAAAAGTGGTCGGCATCATGGTGTTAGCGACGTTTTTTGCCGTCGCTTTAACCCAATTGCGGATAAAGGAATCGCCCTTTTACCGGGTCATCTTCTTTTTTCCTAACATTATGTCAGTCGTCGTCATCGGCATTTTGTGGTCGTTCATCTACAACCCCGACCTGGGGATTGTCAACTCGGGATTGAGGGCCATCGGTTTGGAAGAGTGGGCGCGCCCGTGGTTAGGAGACGAGACGTGGGCACTGCCCAGCTTGGTGTTACCTGCCGTGTGGGCGGGCATCGGCTTGTTCATGCTGATGATGATGGGTGGCATTTTGAACGTTCCGAAGACGCTGTACGAAGTGGCCAAGATAGACGGCGCGAGCGAGTGGCAGCAGTTTTGGCGCGTGACCGTTCCTCTCATCTGGCCCCAGATCAAAAACTCCATTCTTTACATCGTCATTACGACGTTAAACGGTTCTTTCATCCTCGTCCAAGTGATGACACAAGGCGGTCCGAACAACGCCACGCAAGTGATGGGGTCGTATTTGTATCAACAAGCGTTTAAGCAGTACAACTTCGGGTACGGGGCGACGATCGGGGTCATGATCTTGATCCTGTCCTTGGTTACGGTGCTTGTCTTACAATTTTTTCTGCGCAGAGAGCGCGTTCAGTATTGAGGGGGTGGGCATGTGAGAACTCAGTTGGACAAAGTGGAGACGAACAGACAGATGAAGCCCAAACCTGCCCGGCGTCTCGGCGAAGTGGCGGCGAGGGCCGGCATTCGCATTCCGCTAATTGTCTGGTCGATCGTCGTGCTGTATCCGCTGTTTTGGATGGTGATGGGGGCGTTTAAATCAAATGCAGAAATTTTTGCTTCTCCCTGGGCCCTCCCGGAAGTGTTTAACTATCAAAACTTTATCCAGGCGTGGACCGATTACAACATCGGAACAAGCTTTTTCAACAGTTTGATCGTCACTGTGTTCGGAGCGCTGTTAACGTTGCTGTTGGCCGTGCCCACCTCCTATGCCCTGGAAAGAGTCCGGTTTAGAGGCAGTACGTTTCTGTACAATGTGTACCTTGCGGCGATGATGATCCCGATGGTGCTCGGCTGGATTCCGCTCTTTTTCCTGCTCATGAACTTTAACTTGCTCAACAGCTTGATCGGCTTGATCCTCGTCTACGCCGTAAGTCAAGTACCGTTCAGCGTGTTCATTTTGACTGGCTTTATGGGAACCATTCCGTCCGAATTGGAAGAATCGGCGGCCATTGACGGGCTGTCCCCTTTCGGGACACTGTGGCGCATCGTCACCCCGCTCACGGCATCGGGAATTATTACGGTGACGATTATGAACGCCATTACGTTTTGGAACGAGTACTTTATGGCGCTCATTTTCCTCCAATCCCAAGAAAAATACACACTCGGCTTGGCCATGGACTACATCAACTCTGAGGTTCAGTACACGAACGCGTGGGGAACGCTGTTTGCAGGGCTCACGATTTCAATTATTCCGGTCATCATCGCGTACGCTGTCTTTCAACGGCACATTAATAAAGGGATGACGGAAGGCGCCGTAAAAGGATAAAGCGAGGCACTATACGCGTTCCGTGATGGTGCCGCCAAAGCGGCACGGGAATCAAAAATCGGTAGAGATTGGGAGAGATGGTGATGGATCGTACATTGAGGACATTGACCACAGAGCAAATAAACCCGCATACCCTCCACATTGATACGATGGACAGTGAGTCCATCGTGCGCCTCATGAACGAAGAAGAGGCAGTTGTCATCCAAGCGGTGAAAGAAGCGATACCAGACATTGCTAAAGCAGTGGACCTGATCGTGCAACAATTTAAAAAAGGCGGCCGCCTCATTTACCTAGGAGCGGGGACGAGCGGTCGCCTCGGTATGTTGGACGCTTCCGAATGCCCGCCGACGTTTGGCGTGCCGCCGGAAAAGGTGCAGTTTGTGCTGGCTGGCGGCTCAGAAGCGTTTTTGAAAGGCATTGAAGATGCCGAGGACGACGAAGGGGCGGCCAAACGCGATTTGACTGCCTTGAACCCAGATGAAAATGACTGTTTGGTCGCGATCAGTGCCAGCGGACGGACGCCGTACTGCGTGAGTGCGCTGCAAATTGCGCAGGAGTTAAACGTTCCCACCGTCACGATTTCCTGTAACAAGCCGGCTGAAATGAGCCGGTATGCGGACGTTCCCATCGAAGTCGTCTGTGGGCCGGAAGTGCTCGTCGGTTCCACGCGGCTAAAAGCTGGGACGGCGCAAAAAATGGTCTTAAATATGCTCAGCACCGCGAGCATGATTCGCCTAGGCAAAGCCTACCGAAATTTGATGGTCGATATGGTTCCGATTAATTCCAAATTGAGAGAACGTGCCAAGCGCATGGTCATGGAAGCGACAGAAGTATCTTATGCAACTGCCGAGAAAGCGCTGCTCGAAGCCAACTGGAATGTGAAAGCGGCGATCGTGATGGTGTTAGCCGACGTTCCGGCGGCAAAAGCTGAACAGTTGCTGGAAGAAGCAAGTGGGTTTGTTCGAAAAGCGGTGGCAATGGCTGAAACAGATGGAGGGGAGGGAGACTTGTGAGCGTGAGCCAAATGTCCCTGCGGCAGAAAATCGGACAGTTAATGATGATAGGTTTTCATGGCACGAGACTTTCGGAAAAAGTGCAGCGCATGATTGTAGAAGACTGCGTCGGCGGGATCATACTCTTCGGGAGAAACATCGGTACACCGGAAGAAGTGTTGCGACTGACAAGCGATTTGCAGACTTGTGCCAAAACGGCCGGGCACCCGTTTCCCCTTTTGATTTCCATCGACCAGGAAAACGGGGTTGTGCGGCGACTCGGGAAGGGAACCACTCTTTTTCCAGGCAACCGGTTGCTCGGAGCAGTCGACGATGAAAAGGTGACGCGGCACATCGCCAGGGCGACAGCTGAAGAGCTGAAGGGATTGGGCATCAATATGAACTTGGCGCCCGTTCTCGATGTGAACAACAATCCGCAAAACCCGGTAATTGGCGTGCGCTCCTTCGGCGAATCGGTGGACGGGGTGATCCGGCACGGATTGGCTTTTATAGAGGGCCATCAAGCGGTAGGTGTCGTCACAACGGCTAAACACTTCCCAGGCCACGGGGATACGGATGTCGATTCACACCTCGATTTGCCGACGGTTCCCCACGGTCTCAAACGCTTGGAAACAGTGGAACTCCGTCCGTTCCAAGAGGCAATTGACGCCGGGGTATGTTGTGTGATGATCGCGCATGTCTTTTTTCCTGCATTTGAGGCCGAAGACAAAGTGCCTGCAACGTTATCCCATTCAGTCGTAACCGGTTTGTTGCGTGAAAAAATGGGGTTTAACGGGGTTGTGACGACAGATTGCCTGGAGATGGACGCTGTGTCGAAGACGATCGGGACCGTTGAAGGCGCTTTGCGGGCCCTTAAAGCGGGCGTCGACGTTCTCATGATTTCCCACTCCCATGACCTGCAAGAGAAAGCGATGGAACGGATCGCCCAGGCTGTGGAATCAGGAGAACTGGAAGAAGAAGTCATCGACCGGTCTGTTCGCCGTATCCTGCTCTTAAAAGAGCGGTACCTGTCCTGGCATAGCGTTTCTGCGGCAGGCAAGGGCGTTCCAGATGCGGTCGGCGCTTCAAGACACCGCGAGCTAGCTAAACGCGCGTACGCGCGCGGGGTGACGTTGCTAAAAGACGACGGCATTTTGCCGCTGAGCCGTGATACGGACTGCAAGATTCTCGTTGTCGCCGTGTCCGGTAAAAACGTTTCAACACCTGTCGAAGACCCTCGTTACGCCGATTATCGTCTCGCGGACGCTGTGCGCCGTTACCGTCCAGGCGCCAGAGATATACGAGTCGGCATGGAACCGACGAAAGACGAGATGAAGAATGTGGAACGACACATGCAGTCGGCGGATGTCGTCGTTTTCGGTACGGTGAACGCCCATCTCCACCGGCAGCAGGCAGAGCTCGTGAATCGCTTGTCGTCGTTTGGAAAACCTGTCGTTGTCGTCGCGATGCGGGACCCGTACGACTTAACAGTTATCCCAAACGTTTCGGCTTATGTTGCGGCTTATGAGTATACGCTGCACGCATTAAACGCGGCCGTTGATATCGTCTTTGGAAAGTAGGGTCTGAAGGGAAGTTGCCGGATGAGTGAGAATAAAATAGGGACGCGTAGCATAGTATCTAGTAGGATGTCTAGAACTTATTTGGTCTAGACATATAATCCATTTACTGAAGGAGAACGGCAATGGAATGTATTCCCTTTTCCTTAGATCGTCTGAACGATGTGTGCCAGCTTTGGAATAGGGAGCTGGGACACGATTTTCCGATGAGGTGCGAGTTGTTTAAACAAAATACCATTTTAGACAAGACTCTATTTCGAAACGGCTCGTGGATAACCGTTGACAGAGAAAACAAGGTAACGGGAGTTATCATTTCAAAAATGTGGCATGAGGGGGATTTAAATGTCGATTTTGGAAGAGGGACGGGATGGATTCAAGTCCTGGTCGTAGACTCGAATTACAGGAATTCAGGAGTGGGCACAACGTTGTTAAGGAAAGCTGAAAACGCTTTTAAACAAAAGGAGATTTCCAAAATCGTTCTTGGAAAAGACCCGTGGCATTTCTTTCCTGGCATTCCTGACGAGTATGGTTCTGTAAAAAAGTGGTTTGAACGTCGCGGCTACGCCTATATCCATCGCGTTTACGACATGTATCGCCATTACAGTGTGGGAGAACCTTGCCGTTTATCCCGCCGACGAGGTGTTAGATTTTTTCTCATGGGAAAAAGCGACAAAGGGAAGTTACTCGCTTTTTTGAACAAATGCTTTCCAGGGAGATGGGAGTATGAAGCTATCCAATACTTTGAACGCGGCGGAACAGGGCGGGAATACGTCATCTTTGAAATAAATGGCGAGATCAAAGGTTTTTGCAGAATCAACGATTCAAGATCGCCGTTCATTGCACCCAACACTTATTGGGCCCCACTTTTTGACAGCGAGCTCGGCGGCATCGGTCCACTCGGGGTAGATCCTGAATTGAGGGGTAGGGGGTACGGAACGGGGTTAGTACAAGCTGGAATCTATTTTCTTAGAAAGCGGGGAATCCAACATGTTGTCATCGATTGGACAGATTTGAGGGAATTTTACGGAAAGCTGGGATACAGAGTGTGGAAGAGTTACGGACAATACGAGAAGGATCTTTTGACGACCGATGAAACAGTTCATTGAGGAGGAGAGTGCATTTGGGGAAGAAAACAGTGCGGTGCGTCATTGTTGTGGCTTTGACTGTGATGGTAGTGGCTGCGTGTCGTCAGGGAGGGACGGATTCAACGGACAGCGGGAAAGAAAAGGTGGAATTAACGTGGCTCGTAACTAGCAGTCCCCAGCGAGAGCCATGGCACAAAGAAATGGTCGAGAAGTTCCAGAATGAACACCCTCACATATCGATTAACTTGCAACAAATACCTTACGCCGATGTAGATCAAAAGTTGCAAACTCTAATCGCAGGAGGTACACCGCCAGACATATGGTGTCCTAATTGGAGCCAGTCCGGTTTTCCGACCTTTCAAGCAATGGACGCCCTGTTAGATCTTTCACCGTACATCGAGAAGGACCCGGAAGTTGTGGAAGGGATCGATGACAATTTGATGGAACTGTACCGAGTAGATGGAAAGTACTACGGAATCCCTTTTCAAAACTACGGCTCGTATTTGTACTACAATAAGGAGTTATTTGACAAAAGAGGACTGGATTATCCAACGACGGATTGGGATGACAAAAGTTGGAGCTGGGATCAAATGGTTGAATACGCAGAAAAACTCACTGTAACATCAGAAGATATAAACGAACGGACTTTTGGCTTTATGAGCAATGATGAAACAAACAAACAGGCCTGGCTCTTCGGCGGGGACTTTTTTAGTGCTGACGACTACGCCAACGGTGAAATGGAGACGCCGCAACTTCTAGATAACCCGAAAAATGTGGAGGCGATCCAGGCCCACGTCGATTTAATTCAAAAAGGAATTTCCCCCACGCCTTCACAAACAGAAGGGCTATCTGAAATAGGAGATCCTTTCATTAGTGGAAAAGTCGCCATGGCGACGAACGGGGGGTTTGCGTTTATTAACCTCAAAGCGGCAGACTTTGATTGGGGCGTTGCTGCTCTCCCCTACGTAGAAGGGAGACAGGCTTCACTTTATACTGACCCGTGGAGTATTAGTGCCACAAGCGATCATCCCGACGAAGCGTGGGAGTTTTTAAAGTATATAACAGATCCAGAACACGGTGCGAAGCGGTATTTGGAGTATACGGATGCAACACCTGCCCATCGCGGCTTACTTGAAGACTGGTACCGGGGCATTGCTGAAGAAGCGGGAATGGCCTACGAAGAGATAAAAGAGGTGCACGAAGGGTCACAACGTTACGGAAGGGGGTCAGACAATCATCAAATCAAACAGTTTAGCAGCATTAGAAGAGTCATTGAACAAACGATGCCGGCTGTTTATGACGGAAGTATGAGCGTCGAAGAAGGATTTAAAGTTATTGAGCAAGGGCTCCTCAACTTAGACTGAAATACTTTAAACATTCCTTTGGCTGTACAGCCAAAGGAATGTTTAAGGGAGGTGAAGGATTGGATGTCACGTAACTTCAGGAGAAATCCGGAAATCGTGCGCGAAGAGAGGGCGTTTTGGATTTTTGCCTCGCCTTGGATCGTTGGGACCGTTCTTTTTACAGGGGGCCCGATGATTGCATCGCTATTCCTCAGTTTTTCCCGTTATGACATTATCTCGTCTCCGGTATTTGTCGGATTAGAAAATTATATCCAGCTTTTCCAGGACAAACTGTTTTATAAATCGCTCTCCGTTACGGCCTACTACGTCTTGTTATCTGTTCCGTTTACGATTATAAGCGCTCTCTTGTTAGCCGTTCTTTTGAATCAGAAAGTAAAGGGACTGGCCTTTTTTCGAACGTTTTACTATGCCCCGTCCGTCATCTCAGGTGTATCCGTCGCCTATCTTTGGGCGTGGTTGTTGAATCCCGATTTCGGGGTAGTGAA includes the following:
- the murQ gene encoding N-acetylmuramic acid 6-phosphate etherase: MDRTLRTLTTEQINPHTLHIDTMDSESIVRLMNEEEAVVIQAVKEAIPDIAKAVDLIVQQFKKGGRLIYLGAGTSGRLGMLDASECPPTFGVPPEKVQFVLAGGSEAFLKGIEDAEDDEGAAKRDLTALNPDENDCLVAISASGRTPYCVSALQIAQELNVPTVTISCNKPAEMSRYADVPIEVVCGPEVLVGSTRLKAGTAQKMVLNMLSTASMIRLGKAYRNLMVDMVPINSKLRERAKRMVMEATEVSYATAEKALLEANWNVKAAIVMVLADVPAAKAEQLLEEASGFVRKAVAMAETDGGEGDL
- a CDS encoding carbohydrate ABC transporter permease: MVQPKSQRIAFILFCILPTLILFVLFTVYPMVNGLYLSFFEWSGASADKAFVGLKNYVKLLNDPIIPRTIWHDYFLVLTKVVGIMVLATFFAVALTQLRIKESPFYRVIFFFPNIMSVVVIGILWSFIYNPDLGIVNSGLRAIGLEEWARPWLGDETWALPSLVLPAVWAGIGLFMLMMMGGILNVPKTLYEVAKIDGASEWQQFWRVTVPLIWPQIKNSILYIVITTLNGSFILVQVMTQGGPNNATQVMGSYLYQQAFKQYNFGYGATIGVMILILSLVTVLVLQFFLRRERVQY
- a CDS encoding ABC transporter substrate-binding protein yields the protein MGKKTVRCVIVVALTVMVVAACRQGGTDSTDSGKEKVELTWLVTSSPQREPWHKEMVEKFQNEHPHISINLQQIPYADVDQKLQTLIAGGTPPDIWCPNWSQSGFPTFQAMDALLDLSPYIEKDPEVVEGIDDNLMELYRVDGKYYGIPFQNYGSYLYYNKELFDKRGLDYPTTDWDDKSWSWDQMVEYAEKLTVTSEDINERTFGFMSNDETNKQAWLFGGDFFSADDYANGEMETPQLLDNPKNVEAIQAHVDLIQKGISPTPSQTEGLSEIGDPFISGKVAMATNGGFAFINLKAADFDWGVAALPYVEGRQASLYTDPWSISATSDHPDEAWEFLKYITDPEHGAKRYLEYTDATPAHRGLLEDWYRGIAEEAGMAYEEIKEVHEGSQRYGRGSDNHQIKQFSSIRRVIEQTMPAVYDGSMSVEEGFKVIEQGLLNLD
- a CDS encoding carbohydrate ABC transporter permease is translated as MKPKPARRLGEVAARAGIRIPLIVWSIVVLYPLFWMVMGAFKSNAEIFASPWALPEVFNYQNFIQAWTDYNIGTSFFNSLIVTVFGALLTLLLAVPTSYALERVRFRGSTFLYNVYLAAMMIPMVLGWIPLFFLLMNFNLLNSLIGLILVYAVSQVPFSVFILTGFMGTIPSELEESAAIDGLSPFGTLWRIVTPLTASGIITVTIMNAITFWNEYFMALIFLQSQEKYTLGLAMDYINSEVQYTNAWGTLFAGLTISIIPVIIAYAVFQRHINKGMTEGAVKG
- a CDS encoding GNAT family N-acetyltransferase yields the protein MECIPFSLDRLNDVCQLWNRELGHDFPMRCELFKQNTILDKTLFRNGSWITVDRENKVTGVIISKMWHEGDLNVDFGRGTGWIQVLVVDSNYRNSGVGTTLLRKAENAFKQKEISKIVLGKDPWHFFPGIPDEYGSVKKWFERRGYAYIHRVYDMYRHYSVGEPCRLSRRRGVRFFLMGKSDKGKLLAFLNKCFPGRWEYEAIQYFERGGTGREYVIFEINGEIKGFCRINDSRSPFIAPNTYWAPLFDSELGGIGPLGVDPELRGRGYGTGLVQAGIYFLRKRGIQHVVIDWTDLREFYGKLGYRVWKSYGQYEKDLLTTDETVH
- the nagZ gene encoding beta-N-acetylhexosaminidase, with the translated sequence MSVSQMSLRQKIGQLMMIGFHGTRLSEKVQRMIVEDCVGGIILFGRNIGTPEEVLRLTSDLQTCAKTAGHPFPLLISIDQENGVVRRLGKGTTLFPGNRLLGAVDDEKVTRHIARATAEELKGLGINMNLAPVLDVNNNPQNPVIGVRSFGESVDGVIRHGLAFIEGHQAVGVVTTAKHFPGHGDTDVDSHLDLPTVPHGLKRLETVELRPFQEAIDAGVCCVMIAHVFFPAFEAEDKVPATLSHSVVTGLLREKMGFNGVVTTDCLEMDAVSKTIGTVEGALRALKAGVDVLMISHSHDLQEKAMERIAQAVESGELEEEVIDRSVRRILLLKERYLSWHSVSAAGKGVPDAVGASRHRELAKRAYARGVTLLKDDGILPLSRDTDCKILVVAVSGKNVSTPVEDPRYADYRLADAVRRYRPGARDIRVGMEPTKDEMKNVERHMQSADVVVFGTVNAHLHRQQAELVNRLSSFGKPVVVVAMRDPYDLTVIPNVSAYVAAYEYTLHALNAAVDIVFGK
- a CDS encoding ABC transporter substrate-binding protein; translation: MKNRWIVSAAILVLLLGLLAGCASGTEETGTDAEETEGNSESDESATEGSGEISGELEIQYFVGGYGDAWWKEVIADFQDAYPDVEIVEHAGPNINEEMRTRWISNDPPDVVYIDGAGSSETQMVEDGQLMDLTEWAEGLTLEDGSSLLESFIVEPNRHDGKLYTLPLVFDTWGIWYDAALFEDKGYEVPTDFESWMQSMAEIKDQEGIAPFTTTGQHPYYFLRGVLYPAFASVGGDELLADLVTGAEGAWTSDPVLEIMEKVERMQKEGMIDEGFAAINHTQSQMNFLLGKNAFIPVGFWLPNEMANDKPEDFVYGFIPSPMQDPGEPYRIVPDLRPLAIAEQAENPEAAKAFVEFAFNRDYAVRFSELTGAMINLTEVDLSSNDNVPEYLKTANELINDPEKVQINRLPHPMSADLETPISDALVALMTGNIDAEEFTKRAEEAAANYRNQ